The Candidatus Hydrogenedentota bacterium genome contains the following window.
CGGCGACCACATCCGGAACTTCCTGGACTGCGTTGAGTCGCGCAAGCGCCCCGTCACCAACGAGGAGGTCGGCGGCCGCAGCGCCACCTGCTGCCACCTGTTCAACCAGGCCTACTACAACCATTCGGCGATCAAGTGGCTGCCGAAGGAGATGGACTTCGCCCCCGGAAGCGGCGATCCCAAGTGGCTGACCCGCGACTACCGCAGCCCCTGGAGCGTGTGACCGCCGCGAAAACGGCAGGGAGAGCAGCCATGGAAGAGAAAAAGGGCGTGTCCCGCCGCGCGTTTCTGGGCGCCTCCGTCGCCTCCGGGGCGGCGGTGACCGCCGCGGGCGCGCTGGGTGCCGCCGCGCCGGCGCGGGCGGCGGGCGCGGACCGGATCGCCTTTGTCACGGCGAACCTGGTGGCCCAGGTGACGGACTGGCGTTTTGAGCTGGCCCAGTGGGGCGAGCAGCACAAGAAGACCGTGGCCGCCACGGACGAGGCGGCCTGGCGCGCCGTCTGCGCGGAGATCGCCTCGCACGGGTTCAAGGCCGTGGAGGTGTGGGAGGCCCACGCCGCGCCCGAGGTCATGGACAAGAAGCGCTGCGCCGCGTGGAAAGCAGCCCTGGACGACAACGGCCTTCAGGCCATCGGCTACGGCGGCGCGTTCGGCCGCAAGACGGTGGACATCTGCCTGGCGCTCGGCATTCCGCAGATCAACGGCGGAATGGGCGACCTCACGCCCGATCTG
Protein-coding sequences here:
- a CDS encoding sugar phosphate isomerase/epimerase, which translates into the protein MEEKKGVSRRAFLGASVASGAAVTAAGALGAAAPARAAGADRIAFVTANLVAQVTDWRFELAQWGEQHKKTVAATDEAAWRAVCAEIASHGFKAVEVWEAHAAPEVMDKKRCAAWKAALDDNGLQAIGYGGAFGRKTVDICLALGIPQINGGMGDLTPDLATALCKETGVRFNLENHPQKTAKELLDLIGGGNEWLGVCADTGWFGTQGVSGPDIIRELGPLVRHTHLKDVKAAGAHRTCLLGEGAARVEECMAALKGAGYSGWYSWEDEPEDRNPFESAARNRQWIAARLK